One part of the Phoenix dactylifera cultivar Barhee BC4 chromosome 4, palm_55x_up_171113_PBpolish2nd_filt_p, whole genome shotgun sequence genome encodes these proteins:
- the LOC103715939 gene encoding uncharacterized protein LOC103715939 isoform X2 has translation MSGDSEKRLQKVLDKLYQSPRPKPYPSSSVDRGKRPELGSRAGLGEGLRLPTVASMGMLGPTPPCRPWDRGDLMRRLATFKAMTWFGKPKVVRPVNCARRGWINVEMDVIACEACGTRLLFSTPSSWTLQQVEKAAAVFSLKLDNGHKLLCPWIDNACDEALALFPPTPPPALVESYNERSSALLRLAALPIISSSAIDYMKMKSPTLEEFLTLPSHASIVLKNGIRLTVGPKSKDWESALEAANSDLYYQALKIVSLCGWEPRLLPYAVESEDISSSFGKGTSTSETSEHILHEQKEGVKIHSSNGQGEAEGGEHINPPFGDYQYDPASVVLDCRFCGARAALWALTTVQCPLEIFSVVADSSSQNEPATFGADLVRRVQAPRVENLGVGIYSSNKGISDTGYSISSAKEKNLGLNFSIAGGPPPTRQNYRPRVSFPIVSRHLRAELSVSRNHASFEDSSSSQTHTQHSSQNDDLLQYQKDINGSLVIPECASLLKRKRSENELSSDVNFQSHPEGEIRGGNNTPSGNTSFEGNYSEQGDHSLHKNSNVENPKDAIQCAPEVLQRTNIDYKEKGEVPPEENKADNSVKVGEGISTIQNDAEPCGNNLVMESEDVCNQICNSVSRLDSVHYGEASETNHDDLSNIASCSSTKAALSSSHNINSGKGDKDSDLQNIEDAKAINQKANGLMNVSGKAEANHAPEKNPKLVHSKINKFDPIRQHRPFCPWIAPNEGVTMPGWKLTLSAVVHQVKDSPTPLNLENPSDLLDEEDDPIISVRKLFMSPPPKRLKSSQ, from the exons ATGTCGGGCGATTCCGAGAAGCGACTCCAGAAGGTCTTGGACAAGCTCTACCAGTCTCCCAGGCCGAAGCCCTATCCCTCCAG CTCGGTGGACAGAGGGAAGAGGCCGGAATTGGGTTCGAGAGCAGGTCTGGGTGAGGGGCTGAGGCTTCCGACCGTGGCTTCAATGGGAATGCTCGGGCCAACTCCTCCGTGCCGGCCGTGGGATCGAGGGGATTTGATGAGGAGGCTGGCTACGTTCAAGGCCATGACCTGGTTCGGAAAACCGAAG GTGGTCCGTCCTGTAAATTGTGCAAGGAGAGGTTGGATTAATGTAGAGATGGATGTTATAGCATGTGAAGCATGTGGAACACGACTTCTTTTTTCTACTCCATCTTCTTGGACACTGCAACAAG TTGAAAAGGCTGCTGCTGTGTTCAGCTTAAAGCTCGACAATGGACATAAACTGCTATGTCCATGGATTGACAATGCATGTGATGAAGCATTGGCACTGTTTCCTCCAACACCTCCTCCAGCACTTGTAGAGAGTTACAATGAACGTTCCTCTGCACTCCTACGTCTCGCAGCTCTTCCTATAATTTCATCCTCAGCTATTGATTACATGAAGATGAAGAGCCCTACATTAGAAGAATTTTTGACACTGCCTTCTCATGCATCAATTGTCCTAAAAAATGGCATTAGGCTTACAGTTGGTCCTAAAAGCAAAGATTGGGAGAGTGCGTTGGAAGCTGCTAACTCTGATCTATATTACCAG GCACTGAAAATTGTAAGTTTATGTGGATGGGAACCTCGACTGCTTCCATATGCTGTTGAAAGTGAGGATATATCAAGTTCATTTGGCAAAGGTACCTCTACATCTGAAACATCAGAACATATACTTCATGAACAAAAAGAAGGCGTCAAAATTCACTCGTCAAATGGGCAGGGTGAAGCTGAGGGGGGAGAACATATCAACCCTCCCTTTGGTGATTACCAATATGATCCTGCATCTGTTGTCTTAGACTGCAGATTTTGTGGAGCACGTGCAGCATTATGGGCTTTAACAACAGTGCAATGCCCTCTGGAAATTTTCAGTGTGGTTGCAGATTCGAGCAGCCAAAATGAACCAGCCACTTTTGGTGCAGACCTAGTTCGTAGAGTACAAGCTCCAAGGGTGGAAAATTTGGGCGTAGGAATTTACAGTTCAAACAAAGGAATCAGTGATACTGGTTATAGTATTTCATcagccaaagaaaaaaatttgggcTTAAATTTTTCGATTGCTGGTGGTCCTCCACCAACTAGACAAAACTATAGACCAAGAGTTTCTTTCCCCATTGTTAGCCGACATTTAAGAGCTGAACTCAGTGTTAGCAGAAATCATGCATCATTTGAAGATTCAAGCTCGAGTCAAACACATACTCAGCATTCCTCACAAAATGATGATCTATTGCAGTATCAAAAAGATATTAATGGCAGTCTTGTTATTCCAGAATGTGCAAGTTTGCTAAAGCGCAAAAGAAGTGAAAATGAACTCAGCAGTGATGTCAACTTTCAGTCACATCCTGAAGGGGAGATACGTGGGGGCAACAATACTCCTAGTGGCAATACCTCCTTTGAAGGTAACTACAGCGAGCAAGGAGATCACTCATTGCATAAAAATAGCAATGTTGAAAATCCGAAAGATGCTATTCAATGTGCACCGGAAGTTCTGCAACGAACCAATATTGATTATAAAGAGAAAGGAGAGGTGCCCCCTGAAGAAAACAAGGCTGATAATAGTGTTAAAGTTGGAGAAGGCATAAGTACGATACAAAATGATGCTGAACCCTGTGGGAACAACTTAGTGATGGAATCAGAAGATGTCTGCAACCAAATTTGCAACAGTGTTTCAAGATTAGATTCAGTACATTACGGTGAAGCTTCTGAAACGAATCATGATGATTTGTCTAATATTGCATCTTGTTCATCTACCAAGGCAGCTCTGTCCAGTAGCCACAATATAAATTCAGGAAAAGGTGACAAGGATTCTGATCTCCAAAACATTGAGGATGCAAAGGCAATAAATCAAAAGGCCAATGGATTGATGAATGTCAGCGGTAAAGCAGAAGCAAACCACGCACCAG aaaaaaatccaaaactGGTGCATAGTAAAATCAACAAGTTTGACCCAATCAGGCAGCACAGGCCCTTCTGCCCCTGGATCGCTCCCAATGAGGGAGTAACCATGCCTGGATGGAAACTGACACTTTCAGCTGTAGTTCATCAAGTGAAAGATTCTCCGACACCCTTAAATTTGGAGAACCCTTCTGATTTACTTGATGAG GAAGATGATCCCATCATTTCTGTCCGAAAGCTTTTTATGTCCCCACCACCCAAAAGATTGAAGAGCAGTCAGTAA
- the LOC103715939 gene encoding uncharacterized protein LOC103715939 isoform X1, producing MSGDSEKRLQKVLDKLYQSPRPKPYPSRGISSVDRGKRPELGSRAGLGEGLRLPTVASMGMLGPTPPCRPWDRGDLMRRLATFKAMTWFGKPKVVRPVNCARRGWINVEMDVIACEACGTRLLFSTPSSWTLQQVEKAAAVFSLKLDNGHKLLCPWIDNACDEALALFPPTPPPALVESYNERSSALLRLAALPIISSSAIDYMKMKSPTLEEFLTLPSHASIVLKNGIRLTVGPKSKDWESALEAANSDLYYQALKIVSLCGWEPRLLPYAVESEDISSSFGKGTSTSETSEHILHEQKEGVKIHSSNGQGEAEGGEHINPPFGDYQYDPASVVLDCRFCGARAALWALTTVQCPLEIFSVVADSSSQNEPATFGADLVRRVQAPRVENLGVGIYSSNKGISDTGYSISSAKEKNLGLNFSIAGGPPPTRQNYRPRVSFPIVSRHLRAELSVSRNHASFEDSSSSQTHTQHSSQNDDLLQYQKDINGSLVIPECASLLKRKRSENELSSDVNFQSHPEGEIRGGNNTPSGNTSFEGNYSEQGDHSLHKNSNVENPKDAIQCAPEVLQRTNIDYKEKGEVPPEENKADNSVKVGEGISTIQNDAEPCGNNLVMESEDVCNQICNSVSRLDSVHYGEASETNHDDLSNIASCSSTKAALSSSHNINSGKGDKDSDLQNIEDAKAINQKANGLMNVSGKAEANHAPEKNPKLVHSKINKFDPIRQHRPFCPWIAPNEGVTMPGWKLTLSAVVHQVKDSPTPLNLENPSDLLDEEDDPIISVRKLFMSPPPKRLKSSQ from the exons ATGTCGGGCGATTCCGAGAAGCGACTCCAGAAGGTCTTGGACAAGCTCTACCAGTCTCCCAGGCCGAAGCCCTATCCCTCCAG GGGGATCAGCTCGGTGGACAGAGGGAAGAGGCCGGAATTGGGTTCGAGAGCAGGTCTGGGTGAGGGGCTGAGGCTTCCGACCGTGGCTTCAATGGGAATGCTCGGGCCAACTCCTCCGTGCCGGCCGTGGGATCGAGGGGATTTGATGAGGAGGCTGGCTACGTTCAAGGCCATGACCTGGTTCGGAAAACCGAAG GTGGTCCGTCCTGTAAATTGTGCAAGGAGAGGTTGGATTAATGTAGAGATGGATGTTATAGCATGTGAAGCATGTGGAACACGACTTCTTTTTTCTACTCCATCTTCTTGGACACTGCAACAAG TTGAAAAGGCTGCTGCTGTGTTCAGCTTAAAGCTCGACAATGGACATAAACTGCTATGTCCATGGATTGACAATGCATGTGATGAAGCATTGGCACTGTTTCCTCCAACACCTCCTCCAGCACTTGTAGAGAGTTACAATGAACGTTCCTCTGCACTCCTACGTCTCGCAGCTCTTCCTATAATTTCATCCTCAGCTATTGATTACATGAAGATGAAGAGCCCTACATTAGAAGAATTTTTGACACTGCCTTCTCATGCATCAATTGTCCTAAAAAATGGCATTAGGCTTACAGTTGGTCCTAAAAGCAAAGATTGGGAGAGTGCGTTGGAAGCTGCTAACTCTGATCTATATTACCAG GCACTGAAAATTGTAAGTTTATGTGGATGGGAACCTCGACTGCTTCCATATGCTGTTGAAAGTGAGGATATATCAAGTTCATTTGGCAAAGGTACCTCTACATCTGAAACATCAGAACATATACTTCATGAACAAAAAGAAGGCGTCAAAATTCACTCGTCAAATGGGCAGGGTGAAGCTGAGGGGGGAGAACATATCAACCCTCCCTTTGGTGATTACCAATATGATCCTGCATCTGTTGTCTTAGACTGCAGATTTTGTGGAGCACGTGCAGCATTATGGGCTTTAACAACAGTGCAATGCCCTCTGGAAATTTTCAGTGTGGTTGCAGATTCGAGCAGCCAAAATGAACCAGCCACTTTTGGTGCAGACCTAGTTCGTAGAGTACAAGCTCCAAGGGTGGAAAATTTGGGCGTAGGAATTTACAGTTCAAACAAAGGAATCAGTGATACTGGTTATAGTATTTCATcagccaaagaaaaaaatttgggcTTAAATTTTTCGATTGCTGGTGGTCCTCCACCAACTAGACAAAACTATAGACCAAGAGTTTCTTTCCCCATTGTTAGCCGACATTTAAGAGCTGAACTCAGTGTTAGCAGAAATCATGCATCATTTGAAGATTCAAGCTCGAGTCAAACACATACTCAGCATTCCTCACAAAATGATGATCTATTGCAGTATCAAAAAGATATTAATGGCAGTCTTGTTATTCCAGAATGTGCAAGTTTGCTAAAGCGCAAAAGAAGTGAAAATGAACTCAGCAGTGATGTCAACTTTCAGTCACATCCTGAAGGGGAGATACGTGGGGGCAACAATACTCCTAGTGGCAATACCTCCTTTGAAGGTAACTACAGCGAGCAAGGAGATCACTCATTGCATAAAAATAGCAATGTTGAAAATCCGAAAGATGCTATTCAATGTGCACCGGAAGTTCTGCAACGAACCAATATTGATTATAAAGAGAAAGGAGAGGTGCCCCCTGAAGAAAACAAGGCTGATAATAGTGTTAAAGTTGGAGAAGGCATAAGTACGATACAAAATGATGCTGAACCCTGTGGGAACAACTTAGTGATGGAATCAGAAGATGTCTGCAACCAAATTTGCAACAGTGTTTCAAGATTAGATTCAGTACATTACGGTGAAGCTTCTGAAACGAATCATGATGATTTGTCTAATATTGCATCTTGTTCATCTACCAAGGCAGCTCTGTCCAGTAGCCACAATATAAATTCAGGAAAAGGTGACAAGGATTCTGATCTCCAAAACATTGAGGATGCAAAGGCAATAAATCAAAAGGCCAATGGATTGATGAATGTCAGCGGTAAAGCAGAAGCAAACCACGCACCAG aaaaaaatccaaaactGGTGCATAGTAAAATCAACAAGTTTGACCCAATCAGGCAGCACAGGCCCTTCTGCCCCTGGATCGCTCCCAATGAGGGAGTAACCATGCCTGGATGGAAACTGACACTTTCAGCTGTAGTTCATCAAGTGAAAGATTCTCCGACACCCTTAAATTTGGAGAACCCTTCTGATTTACTTGATGAG GAAGATGATCCCATCATTTCTGTCCGAAAGCTTTTTATGTCCCCACCACCCAAAAGATTGAAGAGCAGTCAGTAA